Proteins encoded by one window of Marixanthomonas sp. SCSIO 43207:
- a CDS encoding HmuY family protein — protein MSIFKSVKTLLLACIATTTLVSCSDDNSTSVQGEPFVAAFENLSANLGEIEGNKDIKLVYSETASENGEITILVEATNAVYGEDYTTEPAAEGNTITLPITEGTADNTFVFNKLNATLDETVAITFTITNVSYPGGQIQGNTAFTLNNSASLGRSLAPEVGGPNQQNQVYIDLSSEKTTVVQRDSWDLGFYAGEEFRVDINGSIYMAAAQLDATNIDAVTEDDVAGIQDQVAVGTFDPANVAYIDHPDGDVTKTAIDAISDTDGENNVYLVNLGYEVGTATAEQGSVAVAGDARGWKKIRVLKRGDDYLLQYANLDATTHQEVTISKNKGYNFTFFSFNTNNVVSVEPEADQWDINFTVFTNIIEEAGSYGYSDGVLHNRKGGVVAYAINTDEVNTNYDDFSLSDLNTANFQEDQRAIGSTWREVISEDKILYDNMFYIIQDLNGNTYKLKFTALLSDQGERGYPEFKYQLVQ, from the coding sequence ATGTCAATCTTTAAATCAGTTAAAACCCTATTGCTTGCTTGTATTGCCACTACCACTTTGGTGTCGTGTAGTGATGACAATAGTACTTCGGTACAAGGAGAGCCTTTTGTAGCTGCCTTTGAAAACCTTTCGGCCAACTTAGGAGAAATAGAAGGCAATAAGGATATTAAACTAGTGTATTCAGAAACTGCTTCAGAAAACGGGGAGATTACTATTTTGGTAGAAGCAACAAACGCAGTGTACGGTGAAGACTATACAACCGAACCTGCTGCGGAAGGAAACACCATTACTCTGCCTATTACAGAAGGAACTGCAGATAATACCTTTGTATTCAATAAGCTGAATGCAACCTTAGATGAAACAGTAGCCATTACATTTACCATTACAAATGTTTCATATCCTGGCGGACAAATACAAGGAAATACTGCTTTTACGCTGAATAACTCAGCTTCCTTAGGACGTTCGTTAGCACCGGAAGTAGGTGGGCCTAATCAACAAAATCAAGTATATATTGATTTAAGTTCTGAAAAGACAACCGTGGTACAACGCGACAGTTGGGACCTTGGGTTTTATGCCGGAGAGGAGTTTAGAGTGGATATTAACGGTTCTATCTATATGGCGGCGGCACAATTGGACGCTACCAATATTGATGCGGTAACCGAAGACGATGTTGCAGGTATACAAGACCAAGTAGCGGTGGGAACCTTCGATCCTGCGAATGTAGCTTACATAGACCATCCAGATGGAGATGTTACCAAAACAGCGATAGATGCCATTAGTGATACCGACGGTGAGAACAACGTATATTTAGTGAATTTAGGATATGAAGTAGGAACTGCTACAGCAGAACAAGGAAGTGTAGCCGTAGCAGGAGATGCTAGAGGCTGGAAAAAGATTCGTGTATTAAAAAGAGGGGATGATTACTTACTACAATACGCCAATCTAGATGCTACCACACACCAAGAAGTGACCATCTCAAAAAACAAGGGATATAATTTTACCTTCTTCAGTTTCAACACCAATAATGTTGTTTCGGTAGAACCTGAAGCAGACCAATGGGATATCAACTTTACCGTATTTACCAATATAATAGAAGAGGCTGGTTCTTATGGTTATTCCGATGGTGTATTGCACAACCGTAAAGGAGGCGTTGTGGCTTATGCCATCAATACCGATGAGGTGAACACGAATTATGATGACTTTTCACTAAGTGATCTAAATACAGCTAATTTTCAAGAAGACCAACGTGCTATAGGTAGTACTTGGCGAGAGGTAATTAGCGAAGACAAAATATTGTATGACAATATGTTTTATATCATTCAAGACCTAAATGGAAATACCTATAAACTAAAATTTACAGCGCTATTAAGCGACCAGGGAGAACGCGGATACCCGGAATTTAAATATCAATTAGTACAATAA
- a CDS encoding DUF5694 domain-containing protein, with the protein MPKYTYFLVLLFTLHINAQSNKIEVLSLGSFHFNFPNNDFVQVESSNQIDVLKPKYQDEIKLIVKKIEKFNPTKIIIECKSSKQRVIDSLFTSYLQGKHTLSRDEHEQIGFRLAKNLGIKKLYCVDEWGEFNEQVNQVISGKDSLGFKKFDAFYKQNHEADLKHTPTHVYKDRGILAELIALNKPENIKKSLGNYLIGPFKYEGKEGDFFGVNFETGRWFNRNLKIFRNIQRIDLQPNDKVLIIYGVGHMNILNILFDSSPEFELVHTNKYLDSN; encoded by the coding sequence ATGCCAAAATACACATATTTTTTAGTCCTACTTTTTACCTTACACATTAATGCTCAATCAAATAAAATAGAGGTTTTATCATTAGGTTCGTTTCATTTTAATTTTCCGAATAACGATTTTGTTCAAGTTGAATCTTCCAATCAAATTGATGTTTTAAAACCGAAGTATCAAGATGAGATAAAATTGATTGTAAAGAAGATTGAAAAATTTAATCCTACAAAAATTATAATTGAGTGCAAGTCATCAAAACAACGTGTTATAGATTCTCTTTTCACTTCATATTTACAAGGCAAGCATACATTGAGTAGAGATGAACATGAGCAAATAGGCTTTAGACTTGCAAAAAACTTAGGAATTAAAAAATTATACTGCGTTGATGAGTGGGGCGAATTTAATGAACAAGTTAATCAAGTGATATCGGGTAAGGATTCTTTAGGATTTAAAAAGTTTGATGCTTTTTATAAACAAAACCACGAAGCAGATTTAAAACACACACCAACTCACGTCTATAAAGATCGAGGCATTTTAGCCGAGCTTATTGCTCTAAATAAGCCTGAAAACATCAAAAAAAGTCTGGGTAATTACCTGATTGGCCCTTTTAAATATGAAGGTAAAGAAGGTGATTTTTTTGGTGTTAATTTTGAAACCGGTCGTTGGTTTAATAGAAATTTGAAAATTTTCAGAAATATTCAAAGAATTGATTTACAACCAAATGATAAGGTTTTGATTATTTACGGAGTAGGACATATGAATATTCTTAATATTTTATTTGATAGTTCGCCAGAGTTTGAGCTGGTACATACAAATAAGTATCTAGATAGTAATTAA
- a CDS encoding AraC family transcriptional regulator: MEKLLKFPIFITPSTMQMPEYNFKTIRDFHKYFELAEPENPLFSIAQNINTKSDTMCSLSQKNETISVTNNFYSISIKNITSGEIIYGRTKYDCSKGSMLFMAPNQTLSFSNLVVSSESFHLAFHKDYLNGSALFDKIKQYNFFNYQVNEALHLSPKEEELVKSIFKSIQTEYTNNQDEFSKEIILSHLETLLKYADRFYKRQFLNRKEINQALFTRFKNTLEVYYSENKLSENGIPSVEWLANQLNVSHRYMSDSIKAETGKTAVDQINLFLVEQAKHLLLIPHVSISETAYKLGFEYPQYFSRIFKKKVGVSPKQYIENISQN, translated from the coding sequence GTGGAAAAACTATTAAAATTTCCTATTTTTATAACACCTAGCACCATGCAAATGCCAGAATATAATTTTAAAACTATACGTGATTTTCATAAGTATTTTGAACTTGCAGAACCTGAAAATCCCTTATTCAGTATTGCTCAAAATATCAATACAAAAAGCGACACTATGTGTTCTCTTTCACAGAAGAACGAGACAATTAGTGTTACCAATAATTTTTACTCAATTAGTATAAAAAATATTACTTCTGGTGAGATTATATATGGTCGCACCAAATATGACTGCAGCAAAGGATCTATGTTGTTTATGGCTCCCAATCAAACTTTGTCATTTAGTAATTTGGTCGTGAGTTCAGAGAGTTTTCATCTTGCTTTTCATAAAGATTACTTAAACGGAAGCGCCTTATTTGATAAAATTAAACAATACAATTTTTTCAATTATCAAGTAAATGAAGCACTTCATCTATCGCCAAAAGAAGAAGAATTGGTTAAGTCTATTTTTAAAAGTATTCAAACAGAGTATACTAACAATCAAGATGAATTCAGTAAAGAAATTATCCTTTCACATTTGGAAACTTTATTGAAATATGCTGATAGGTTTTACAAAAGACAATTTTTAAACAGAAAAGAAATTAACCAAGCTTTATTCACTCGGTTTAAAAACACGCTTGAAGTTTATTACAGTGAAAATAAACTTTCTGAAAATGGTATTCCTTCTGTAGAATGGCTTGCCAATCAACTCAATGTAAGCCACAGGTATATGAGTGATTCTATTAAAGCTGAAACTGGAAAAACGGCAGTAGATCAAATTAATTTATTTCTTGTAGAACAGGCAAAACATTTGTTGTTAATTCCTCACGTTTCTATTTCAGAAACTGCTTATAAATTAGGTTTTGAATATCCTCAGTATTTTTCTAGGATATTTAAGAAGAAAGTTGGCGTAAGCCCAAAACAATATATAGAAAATATTTCTCAAAATTGA
- a CDS encoding class I SAM-dependent methyltransferase, with the protein MSIEKAYNSWATQYDTNINKTRDLDKKATIKTLQRFEFSHVIELGCGTGKNTAFLLEKAERVIGLDFSEEMLKKAKLKFNDSRVTFQKTDLTASWQIDDQIADLITCNLVLEHIKDLDTVFNQASKKLKKGGYLFISELHPFKQYAGSKAKFETEAGIQELETYIHHISEYLDTAFNNKLQLLELKEWFDEDAEHEIPRLIGLVFQKLK; encoded by the coding sequence ATGAGTATTGAAAAAGCATATAATAGTTGGGCAACTCAGTATGATACCAATATCAATAAGACAAGAGATTTAGACAAAAAGGCAACTATAAAAACACTGCAACGTTTTGAATTTTCACACGTTATTGAACTAGGTTGCGGAACCGGAAAAAACACCGCATTTCTATTAGAAAAAGCTGAACGAGTGATTGGCTTAGACTTTTCAGAAGAAATGCTGAAAAAAGCAAAATTAAAATTTAATGATAGTAGGGTAACATTTCAGAAAACAGATTTGACAGCTTCGTGGCAAATTGATGATCAAATTGCAGATTTAATTACTTGTAATCTAGTACTTGAGCACATTAAAGATTTAGACACTGTTTTTAATCAAGCTAGCAAAAAATTAAAAAAAGGGGGTTATTTATTTATTAGTGAACTTCATCCATTTAAACAGTATGCGGGTAGTAAGGCAAAATTTGAAACCGAAGCAGGGATTCAAGAATTAGAAACCTATATTCATCATATTTCAGAATACTTAGATACTGCCTTTAATAATAAATTACAACTACTCGAGTTAAAAGAATGGTTTGATGAAGACGCTGAACATGAAATACCACGATTAATAGGACTTGTTTTTCAAAAACTTAAATAA
- a CDS encoding DUF6607 family protein, with amino-acid sequence MKKCIYALIGMFAFTATLTAQETNKIEKDREAIKSMCGCYEVTFNFTETFDYVEDSTYIPSETKIAGGLEWAQLIEDEDEKISIQHLLIVGPPDQPYIVKHWRQDWEYENTDLYLFNGDNQWTYTKLPKSEVKGQWTQKVFQVDDSPRYEGSATWVHVDGKNYWENTTTAPLPRREYTQRSDYNVTMRGNRHEIVDSGWIHDQDNEKIVRKEGAKDIIIAKEKGYNVYKKVADSRCKAAQDWWKEHEDKWATVRKKWNTVFAKKENLALKDKVDNKVLFKFLFDEEVKDKKEINRIIDSFVIEK; translated from the coding sequence ATGAAAAAATGTATATATGCTTTAATTGGGATGTTTGCATTCACAGCAACTCTTACAGCACAAGAAACAAACAAAATTGAAAAGGACAGAGAAGCCATAAAAAGTATGTGTGGTTGTTATGAAGTTACTTTTAACTTTACCGAAACGTTTGATTATGTAGAAGATTCTACTTACATACCTTCAGAAACTAAAATTGCTGGAGGTCTTGAGTGGGCTCAATTAATTGAAGACGAAGATGAAAAGATTTCTATTCAGCATTTATTAATTGTAGGACCACCAGATCAACCTTATATTGTAAAACACTGGCGTCAAGATTGGGAGTATGAAAACACTGATCTGTATCTATTCAACGGTGACAACCAATGGACCTATACCAAATTGCCTAAGAGCGAAGTAAAAGGCCAATGGACACAAAAAGTATTTCAGGTAGATGACAGTCCGCGTTATGAAGGATCTGCTACTTGGGTTCACGTTGACGGGAAAAACTATTGGGAAAACACAACCACTGCACCATTACCAAGACGAGAATACACTCAGCGCAGTGATTACAACGTAACTATGCGAGGTAACCGTCATGAAATTGTAGACTCAGGATGGATTCACGACCAAGACAATGAAAAAATAGTGCGTAAAGAAGGAGCAAAAGATATTATTATTGCAAAAGAAAAAGGTTACAACGTTTATAAAAAAGTAGCAGACAGTAGATGTAAAGCTGCTCAAGATTGGTGGAAAGAACACGAAGATAAATGGGCAACCGTTAGAAAAAAATGGAATACTGTTTTTGCAAAAAAAGAAAATTTAGCTCTTAAAGACAAAGTAGATAATAAAGTACTATTCAAATTTTTGTTTGATGAAGAAGTGAAAGATAAAAAAGAAATTAATAGAATCATTGATTCTTTTGTAATAGAAAAATAA
- a CDS encoding T9SS type A sorting domain-containing protein yields MKKLLHIAAFLAVGFSTTAQETVELSMGANYENEVYLKLANETQNTYAANSWDIAFLRNSPQNIGIRVNDGIGIQVFEAADDPAEWNNINVANESSWTALYNDDTNWDNGAFMQGSASYGWGEYNPVTHHVEGTIIFVLKYADGTYRKFINEDFFGGYTFKFATWDGNDWVNEKTVTVDNNDNPANRYNYYSLQNDETVIAEPAVGDWDMVFRKYVTDLGGGTYYNVTGVLHNPNVTVAQNEELDGEGDPNGLSYSEDINTIGYDWKSFDGSGYTVNSDMAYYVKYDESTIYRLVFTEFDGASTGNIELDYQDVSGLLGFEDVTEDISFGMYPNPTTNGQVSIVYDVANTASAKNTIEVFAINGAKVYSETMSSTSGFYNKTLDLSALQSGVYMVNVTSGKNTITKKLILK; encoded by the coding sequence ATGAAAAAACTATTACATATTGCTGCTTTTTTAGCAGTTGGTTTCTCAACCACAGCTCAAGAAACTGTTGAGCTATCTATGGGTGCCAATTATGAAAATGAAGTTTATCTAAAACTAGCAAACGAAACACAGAACACCTATGCGGCCAACAGTTGGGATATTGCTTTTTTAAGAAACAGCCCTCAAAATATAGGAATACGTGTAAATGACGGTATTGGTATACAGGTGTTTGAAGCTGCAGATGATCCAGCCGAATGGAATAACATTAACGTAGCAAATGAAAGCTCTTGGACAGCTTTATATAATGATGATACTAACTGGGACAATGGTGCATTTATGCAAGGTTCAGCAAGTTATGGTTGGGGAGAGTACAACCCAGTAACACATCACGTAGAAGGAACCATCATCTTTGTATTAAAATATGCAGATGGTACTTACCGCAAGTTTATAAACGAAGACTTTTTTGGTGGGTACACATTTAAGTTTGCTACTTGGGACGGTAATGATTGGGTAAATGAAAAAACGGTAACTGTTGATAATAATGATAACCCGGCAAATAGATATAACTATTACTCATTACAAAATGATGAAACTGTCATTGCCGAGCCTGCAGTTGGTGACTGGGATATGGTTTTCAGAAAATACGTAACAGACCTAGGAGGGGGTACGTATTATAACGTAACAGGCGTATTACACAACCCAAACGTTACTGTAGCTCAAAATGAAGAACTAGATGGAGAAGGCGACCCAAATGGATTAAGCTATTCTGAAGATATCAATACCATTGGTTATGATTGGAAAAGCTTTGATGGGTCAGGATATACCGTAAACAGCGATATGGCATACTATGTAAAATATGACGAAAGCACAATTTATAGATTGGTGTTTACAGAATTTGACGGAGCATCAACAGGCAATATCGAATTAGACTATCAAGATGTATCTGGTCTATTAGGTTTTGAAGACGTAACAGAAGATATAAGCTTTGGAATGTATCCAAATCCAACGACTAACGGTCAAGTATCAATTGTTTATGATGTTGCCAACACTGCTTCAGCAAAAAACACAATTGAAGTATTTGCAATCAATGGAGCGAAAGTGTATTCAGAAACCATGTCTAGTACATCTGGTTTTTATAACAAAACCTTAGACCTTTCAGCCTTACAAAGCGGTGTATATATGGTTAATGTTACATCCGGGAAAAACACAATAACTAAAAAATTAATTTTGAAATAA
- a CDS encoding PepSY domain-containing protein, producing the protein MTLSIWRYSHLALAVSSFLFVVLASVTGIILAFEPISEQVKPYAVSEIEDITVGETIETLQKKYDEVLFVEVDHNKFVSASVITNEGASETFYINPKTGEKVGELLEQGPIFSFATNLHRSLFLKSTGRFLVGVASFLLFLIAVTGVLLIIKRQGSVKRFFSKISNESFTQHYHVYVGRLFLVPIIIITLTGVYLSLEKFNVFPDYTVEHTVDFDAIAESPQKKPTQFSAFKNVSLSEVKRLEFPFSPAPEDYFIAKLSNKEILVNQITGDVLSKYEYPWVTWMSNFSLTLHTGRGSILWSIILLIASISILFFVYSGFAMTLKRRKKTTAFKNKYTKDESEYIILVGSETGNTFDFAWQFQKALTKAGKKAFVSELNNYTIYNNAKHVFVFTATYGQGEAPANATKFLNKITTVNQPHIIQFSVVGFGSILYEDYCQYAIDVDQALQGHSRFNQDIPLYKINNQDATDFEHWAVRWATQHNLHLALEPFSEKETKKKQSKFKVINKTELNCDDTFLLQLRPKKKKKFISGDLLEVIPPGERIARLYSIAKMEKDVLLSVKKHEYGVCSSYFNTCKIGNTIKGRISKNPSFTIPKKASEVLFISNGTGIGPFLGMIANNKKKIPMYLFWGGRTKESFTLYNPYIEKALDNKKLTSFQLAYSRESGSKTYVQDSLKSQEQLLVSSILNDGVVMICGSIAMQKDTLTVVETILEQHSTNITINQLEQEGRLLMDCY; encoded by the coding sequence ATGACCTTATCAATATGGAGATACAGTCACCTTGCGTTGGCTGTATCTTCTTTTCTATTTGTCGTGTTAGCTTCTGTTACAGGAATTATTTTGGCTTTTGAGCCTATTTCTGAACAAGTAAAACCCTATGCAGTTTCTGAAATTGAAGATATTACTGTAGGAGAAACTATAGAAACACTTCAAAAAAAATATGATGAGGTATTATTTGTAGAGGTTGATCACAACAAATTTGTTTCGGCTTCGGTAATTACAAATGAGGGAGCAAGTGAAACGTTTTATATAAACCCAAAAACTGGTGAAAAAGTAGGTGAGTTACTAGAGCAAGGACCTATATTCAGCTTTGCTACCAATCTTCATAGGTCGTTGTTTTTAAAATCAACCGGTCGGTTTTTAGTAGGTGTTGCTTCCTTTTTACTTTTTTTAATAGCAGTAACCGGAGTACTTTTAATCATTAAAAGACAAGGAAGTGTAAAACGGTTTTTTTCAAAAATTTCTAACGAATCGTTTACACAACACTATCATGTGTATGTAGGTCGTTTGTTTTTAGTTCCCATTATAATTATAACCCTTACAGGTGTCTACCTTTCACTAGAAAAATTTAATGTTTTTCCAGATTATACAGTTGAACATACGGTTGATTTTGATGCTATAGCTGAATCACCTCAAAAAAAACCAACTCAATTTTCAGCGTTTAAAAACGTATCACTTTCTGAAGTAAAAAGACTAGAATTTCCATTTTCTCCAGCGCCCGAAGATTATTTTATTGCAAAACTCTCAAATAAAGAAATATTAGTAAATCAAATTACCGGAGATGTTTTAAGCAAATATGAATATCCTTGGGTAACGTGGATGTCAAATTTTAGCCTAACCCTACATACAGGTAGAGGTAGCATTTTGTGGTCCATCATACTTTTAATAGCTAGTATTTCAATTCTATTTTTTGTTTATTCCGGTTTTGCGATGACACTGAAAAGGCGCAAAAAAACAACAGCTTTTAAAAATAAATACACAAAAGATGAAAGTGAATATATTATTCTTGTAGGTTCTGAAACCGGAAACACATTTGATTTTGCTTGGCAGTTTCAAAAAGCACTTACTAAAGCAGGGAAAAAAGCTTTCGTCTCTGAATTAAACAATTATACCATTTACAACAATGCAAAGCATGTATTTGTATTTACTGCAACGTATGGACAAGGCGAAGCTCCTGCAAATGCTACAAAATTTCTGAATAAAATCACTACTGTTAATCAACCTCACATAATCCAGTTTTCGGTTGTTGGCTTTGGTTCAATCTTGTATGAAGATTATTGTCAATATGCAATTGATGTAGATCAAGCATTGCAAGGTCATTCTAGATTTAATCAAGATATTCCGCTTTATAAAATTAATAACCAAGATGCAACAGATTTTGAACATTGGGCCGTACGTTGGGCTACCCAACACAACTTGCACCTAGCGTTAGAACCTTTTTCAGAAAAAGAAACGAAGAAAAAACAAAGTAAGTTTAAAGTAATTAATAAAACAGAACTTAATTGTGATGATACGTTTTTACTTCAGCTTAGACCTAAAAAGAAGAAAAAGTTTATATCTGGTGATTTGCTGGAGGTGATTCCTCCAGGTGAACGGATAGCTCGTTTGTACAGTATTGCAAAAATGGAAAAGGATGTATTACTAAGTGTAAAAAAACATGAGTACGGAGTTTGTTCTTCTTATTTTAATACGTGTAAAATAGGGAATACCATTAAAGGACGAATAAGTAAAAATCCGTCTTTTACTATTCCTAAAAAAGCTTCAGAAGTACTTTTTATTTCAAACGGTACCGGGATTGGCCCATTTTTGGGTATGATAGCAAATAATAAAAAGAAGATACCTATGTATCTATTTTGGGGAGGACGTACAAAAGAGTCGTTTACACTCTATAATCCCTACATTGAAAAAGCTCTTGATAATAAAAAACTTACCTCATTTCAATTGGCTTATTCTCGTGAAAGCGGTTCAAAAACTTATGTGCAAGACAGCTTAAAATCACAAGAGCAATTATTAGTATCCTCAATTTTAAACGATGGAGTAGTCATGATTTGTGGAAGTATTGCTATGCAAAAGGATACACTTACAGTAGTTGAAACCATACTTGAGCAACATTCTACAAATATCACAATAAATCAACTAGAGCAAGAGGGAAGACTACTTATGGATTGCTATTAA
- a CDS encoding ankyrin repeat domain-containing protein has protein sequence MARSKNIITLLMVCYATIAFSQENVLLKREFWKTNPSIQTIDQKIAEGNDASELNPYAFDPVVYAILENASSESIIHLLSKEGNDVNKLTHDGRTYIFWAAYKNNQELVQYLIDKDAKMNIIDDHGNTVLTFAASTGQTDPKLYDLLLNNGASINETNRAGASILLLAAPNVSSMDELHYFINKGLSITSTDEAGNGIFNYTARTGNIDMLNALIEKGATPTGLNKDNGNAMLFAAQGTRGQSNGLEIYEFLESKGVNPNVTTREGNTPLHILAYRNKDEAIFNYFIKKGVDVNQVNDDGNTALINAAASSNLSIVTLLANKTKDINHTNKKGQSALTMAVENNTADVVSFLLKKGADASVVDENNNTLLFYTIQSYSQSNEADFDKKLKILKQNGVSLSEVQEKENTLYHLAVSKNSKLLLKRVVKMVPKNQLQQKNSDGLTPLHLAAMNAKDESILKFLISMGADKNTTTDFGETAFDLAQENEQLKANKTDLTFLK, from the coding sequence ATGGCTCGCTCAAAAAATATAATTACACTATTGATGGTATGTTACGCTACAATTGCATTTTCACAAGAAAATGTATTACTAAAGCGTGAGTTTTGGAAAACCAATCCTAGTATTCAAACTATTGATCAAAAAATAGCAGAAGGAAACGACGCAAGTGAATTAAACCCCTATGCGTTTGATCCTGTTGTGTATGCAATTCTTGAAAATGCTTCTTCAGAAAGTATTATTCATTTGCTATCCAAGGAAGGAAATGATGTGAACAAACTTACTCACGATGGTAGAACTTATATTTTTTGGGCAGCTTATAAAAACAACCAAGAACTTGTACAGTACTTAATAGACAAAGATGCCAAAATGAACATCATTGATGATCACGGAAATACCGTTCTAACATTTGCTGCAAGTACCGGTCAAACAGACCCAAAACTATACGATTTACTATTGAATAACGGAGCTTCCATTAACGAGACAAATAGAGCAGGAGCCTCTATTTTACTATTGGCAGCACCAAATGTTTCAAGTATGGATGAGTTGCATTATTTTATTAATAAAGGACTTTCCATTACTAGTACAGATGAAGCCGGTAACGGAATTTTTAATTACACTGCACGTACCGGAAACATCGATATGCTTAACGCACTTATTGAAAAAGGAGCAACTCCCACCGGTCTTAATAAAGATAACGGCAATGCCATGCTTTTTGCAGCACAAGGAACACGTGGGCAAAGCAATGGTCTAGAAATATATGAATTTTTAGAATCAAAAGGAGTCAACCCTAATGTAACCACAAGAGAAGGAAACACTCCTTTACATATTTTAGCTTACCGAAATAAAGATGAAGCAATTTTTAATTATTTCATTAAAAAAGGAGTTGACGTAAATCAAGTTAATGATGACGGAAATACTGCTTTGATAAACGCTGCAGCTTCAAGCAACCTATCAATTGTTACTCTTTTGGCAAATAAAACAAAGGATATCAATCACACCAATAAAAAAGGTCAATCTGCTTTAACAATGGCAGTAGAAAACAATACGGCAGATGTAGTTTCATTTCTTCTGAAAAAAGGAGCGGATGCATCCGTAGTAGATGAGAACAACAATACCTTGTTATTTTATACCATACAAAGTTACTCACAATCAAACGAAGCCGACTTTGATAAAAAACTTAAAATATTAAAACAAAACGGTGTATCACTTTCTGAAGTTCAAGAAAAAGAGAATACGCTATATCATTTGGCAGTTTCAAAAAACAGTAAATTATTGCTAAAAAGAGTTGTAAAAATGGTTCCAAAAAATCAATTACAACAAAAAAACAGCGATGGTCTCACACCCTTACACTTAGCTGCTATGAATGCCAAAGATGAATCGATATTAAAATTTTTAATTTCGATGGGAGCAGATAAAAATACAACGACAGATTTTGGCGAAACAGCCTTTGATTTGGCTCAAGAAAACGAGCAACTAAAAGCAAATAAAACAGACTTAACCTTTTTAAAGTAA
- a CDS encoding DUF2271 domain-containing protein: MRRIKILKSLPLFALVLFLAFGFSKPKPASKYKCLIQMTNYNGEAAYVVISLLNPNGEYEETLYVQGDDDEWYFDITEWWNFYGKKRNNIDAITGATIAGGQRAVSVIEIDDSKIDAGYKIRFETAVEDQEYYKDDVEFELTSTSVKGKVDGNGFIRYIRMMPQ, from the coding sequence ATGAGACGTATTAAAATATTAAAATCTTTACCCCTATTTGCACTAGTACTATTTTTGGCTTTTGGTTTTTCAAAACCCAAACCTGCTAGTAAATACAAATGCTTAATACAAATGACCAATTATAATGGTGAAGCAGCATACGTAGTAATTTCATTGCTTAATCCTAACGGAGAATATGAAGAGACTCTTTATGTTCAAGGCGATGATGATGAATGGTATTTTGACATTACAGAATGGTGGAATTTCTACGGAAAAAAACGTAATAACATTGATGCAATTACTGGAGCTACCATTGCAGGAGGACAACGCGCAGTGAGCGTAATTGAAATTGACGATAGTAAAATTGATGCGGGCTATAAAATACGTTTTGAAACTGCTGTAGAAGATCAAGAATACTATAAAGATGATGTTGAGTTTGAATTAACATCAACGTCAGTGAAAGGAAAAGTAGATGGCAACGGATTTATAAGATACATCCGTATGATGCCTCAATAA